A segment of the Ipomoea triloba cultivar NCNSP0323 chromosome 1, ASM357664v1 genome:
GGAATCTAACCATTGAGTGCAAGGATGAAATTAATTACTCGAGTGCTCCACCATTATTCACTTAGACTTATTTCTAGTGTTCGGATAGAGGTTGGATTGAGCCCATGGTTGATGAAGGGTCTTTCATCTGCATGATTGCATGCATCACAGAGATGATATGAACTCAAAACTAAATAGCAAAGAGACAAGTCAGGGACCAGGAGTTGTACACCAAAATGAATACTAAAATGTCTGTCAGATTGCGTCTAAATTGGTTACATGTATGCATGCCAGGATCAAAAGTCAAAATACGAAATAACCACTTACTAAGTGGTTATTTCGTATTTTCGTGGTACAAGTATATGTGGGGTCCGCAATGCTATTTATCGACCATTGTCCATTTAAAGACAtgggaaaaaatagcataaaaatgGCATTATAAGTGActatttatgctatttttccacaCTCTCTCCTTAAAACTTTATCCtcggaaacctaggctacaatgCTTCTAACATctttgggaggtagcaaataaggttttaaagaGAGAGTGTTTTGCTCGACTCCTACTAACACCCTTAACCTTTCGTTACTTGTActtgttatttttcaaaaatattactttcgtagtaatatttcaTAACAGTCCACACTCTGCCTCTAAAAAATGTGATAGTACGtcatctataaaaaaaaaaaggttgggCATTTGCTATGAGCTATAACTCTTGGTACAATTGTaagtgtttgatcctaacaagtgaaATCAGAGTGAGATCACGTGTTCTAGTCCCTTGGCAGGTGCTAGGTAGCTAGGAAGTTTATTTGgataagttaaaaattaaaattaataatataaataatgaatttatattttatgcaaatttaaaattatcagactatataaattttttaaaataaaaatggttGATAGATAGAAGTCTTGCGAGACCGACCATATTTAATGTCATTAAATTGTTGTTGAGGAAATAGTGAATAAGGTGCAGCGGAGCCAATTACAAAGCCCTCAAAGTCCACTCTCCGATTGAAAGCGATTGCATGCGGCGGGCAAGAAAGGGAATCTGGTGATTCATTTCACTCTTGTCTCTTTCAATtctataatgtatttttagaaaCATGTCATAGTAaaaatttattctaaaaaaaaaatgtcatagtAAAAATTTGTAATCTGTATCACCACATTTAATCTGATCTaaggatgtttttttttaacatgatAACCTCTAGTCTTTTGTAACAATTTTcattgtcaaattaaaagtagtttCCGTGTTTTCACTCCCGTCGTCATCAATGCCATAGCTTAGCTTTCCGCCACGTACAATGAACAAACAACGTTACTTCCTACCCTGTTCCTTTGTTGAAAACATGAAGCTCTGGGAAAAAACAACCAAATCCTTTGACTAGTAAAACAAACCATGCATGTCTTCAAAATCCCCTTTATATATGGGTGTTCTCCCCAACTAGAAACCACTAACGTAactcaacaaaaaataataaacaattatgGATTCTCCATTCAGAGGCTTTCTGCTGGGGCTGGGCTACACCCTCTGCATCTTCTTCCTGCTCACTCTGTTCGCCGGAGTTTCCTCCCAACGTCTCGGACAGTTCTGTCCCAACACCTCTACTTATACTCCTAGCAGCAATTACCGAGCCAACCTCGATGTACTCCTCTCCACCCTTTCTTCCAATGGCAACCGCGAAAATGGCTTTTACAACTCCACCGTGACCGTCGGGGACCGCAACGCCGCCGTGTATGGCCTTTTCATGTGCCGGGGTGACGTCTCCGCCGCCGACTGCGGCGCGTGTGTAAGCGACGCTAGCGCAACCGTATTGCAGTTATGTCCCAACCAAACGACTGCAACTATCTGGTACAATTTCTGTACGCTGCGTTACTCCGGCGAACCTGTATATGGGATACCCAATCCGTCTTTCGTCCCGTTATATTCGTATAACGGAAATAACCATTCTCAACCGGATAGTTTCATGATGTCCGTCAACAAGACGTTGACTCAGGTGGCCGCTGGAGTGGTCAACGATCAATCTCCCGACCGGAAGTTTGCGACTGAAGAAGGTAACTTCACTGAATCGGAGAGGATCTACAGTCTGGCGCAGTGCCGGCCGGATATTGGCAACCCGGATTGTCAGACATGCCTACGCAAAGCAATCCAAGAACTGCAAAGTTGTTGTTATTCAAGATTGAGTGCCACAGCTCTCTCCCTAGACTGTAATATGAAGTATGCGACGGAGCCTTTCTACAATATTAGCACAGCCGCGCCACCATGGGCTCCGCCTCCTATCTCTCCTCCTTCTTCAACAAGTGCAGGTAAAACTTTTCTTGGttcatctttgttttttttagtgttGACAAGAAAGACTCGTCGTCAATATCTGAGAGCATGTACTGAATAAATTATAAACGGGAGCATgtactaaataaattataaaccgCTGCACGGAGTTAAACTAGTCTAAATTGTCTATAACTGGTTGGCTCAAATCAAGATTGGCAAAAGTGATTACTGCCATTTTTCAGTGTGGTGCGTTTCTGTTGATGCAGGAAACAAAGGAAATTCTTCATCAAAACTGATTATTGCCATTGTAGTTCCGGTCATCGGGGTTACACTCTTCATTGCAATCTTTTGTTTTGTGAGGATCAAAAAGGAGAAGATATCAAAAACTACAGCACAGACAAAAGGTTGAGTACCAGGTTGATTGGGATTTGAGTTTCTCTATCcttaattgtattataatatttgcaaTTCAAATTTTAGCAGAAGATGTATCTGGAATTTCAACTCAGCAGTTCTCCCAATACGATTTTGCTACTCTTCAAACTATTACAAATGGCTTCTCCGATGAAACTAAAATTGGTCAAGGTGGATATGGTTCGGTCTATAAGGTAAAATTTCTTGGCTTTGCAAGATCAATATAATATGCTCATTTTAGTAGTCCATTCTAATTCTTTATTGAAAATGAATACTCAGGGAAAGCTTCCCAACGGACTAGAAGTAGCTGTAAAAAGGCTTTCAAGAAACTCAAAACAAGGAgctcaagaattcaagaatgAGGTTGGTGTAGTTGCCAAGCTTCAACATAGAAATTTAGTAAAGCTATTGGGATTTTGCTCTGAAGGGGAAGAAAAGATACTAATTTATGAATTTGTTCCCAATAAAAGTcttgactattttttatttggtaAGTTCCAAACCTAAGAGTTTCATTGTTCAGTTCATCTTATTATATCCTGAATTTTGAAGAAAAGATATGTCTTCATTCCTCTGTTTTCTGCaccatttcttttgtttttaggttttatatataattctcATGTTCTCAAATTAAGACTTCAACATAATTTGCAACTTCTGACATACATTTTTTTGCTTATGCAGATACTGAAAAGAAACACTTATTGAATTGGTCAAGGCGTTACAAGATTATAGAAGGAATAGCACGAGGATTATTATACCTTCATGAAGATTCTCGTCTTAAAATCATACATCGTGATCTCAAAGCAAGTAACGTATTGCTAGATAAAGAAATGAACCCAAAAATAGCAGACTTTGGCATTGCCAAAATTTTTGAAGTTGATCAAACCCAAGGAAATACAAGTACAATTGTTGGAACACAGTAAGTTACTATTAGATCCTTTCTTATTTAATTCTTCATTGCAAAAAAATGCCATTCCTTGTAACTATAATTTGATATACTTAATTTGTTTCCATGCATATTACTAACATCTTGTATTTATTTAATGGCGGATAGTGGCTACATGTCTCCTGAATATGTAATGTATGGCAATTTCTCTGTGAAGTCTGATGTTTATAGTTTTGGTGTTCTTCTTTTGGAAATCATAActgggaaaaaaaatttcaacttcGCCGAATCAAGTAGCCCACAAGACCTTCTTAGCTATGTGAGTGCAAAATCCATGATAAAATCTATTAACCACATATTATTGTTAACCCTTTTAACTTAATGCCTGTAAATATTGTAGGCTTGGAAACATTCGAGGGACAACACACCTTTAAGAATAGTGGATCCAGTTCTCGGAGAATCCTACTCAAGAAATGAAGTCATCCAATGCATCAATATTGGCTTATTATGTGTTCAAGAAGATATTTGCGAAAGGCCTACAATGGCAAATGTTGTCCTCATGCTTAATAATCATTCTATTGCTAGGTCATCACCTCGTGAACCAGGATTTTTCTTTAGGGAAAGATCAGAGCCGAAAGGGGCAAAGACAAATTAGTTTGCGAGTAAGTCATTGCCATTTTCTGTGAATGAAGTGTTGAAAGTTGAGTAAAAGTGGTGATGGAATGAAGTGTGTGTGAGAGGATATTCTCACACCGGATATTGTCTCAAGGAGTGGATCGGAAGAGTGTTGAATAATAGGTggttaagcacaagagtgtagAGTGTTTGGAAGTTACTTCGAGAGTGAGTTGCAAGATATCAAGTGATTGACAACTAGTCCAAAGTGCAAGGGTAAAGCAATTAACTAAGACAATTAACAAGCAATAGTAAAACTAAGGCCTTGGACTAGGCCATTTTTTAATAGATGATATAGTATATCCTAGTGAGAGCTTATGTAATGCCTTAACAAGTGAACTAGAGAGACGCTACCTtaaatgccaatgccactctcgtaaACATTAGACTCTTAATTGGAATCCAGCTCCAATCTCATGATGGCTCAAGCCAATTAAAGCAATTTATCAAACACGCGGTGTTCACGTCTCCTTCCAGTTCTCTTTTCTAAAAGCAAAGTTGGACTAGTGAGAGGTGTGGCCATGGTGTTGCTCTATTCTCATAGTTGTTAGATATGTATCCCCTAAGAgtcaacatttattgttttgggcattgtattctatttttttttttgagtactactgactcggttacaatgtagtatctgttcatggGCATTGTattctaattaaataaatataataaataagtgttttatttattttattttggctcaattaatatatgatattattccatacaatcttcttaattcttcattcaagtgttaagaatatgagtgaggaagaatttattaataaagtattgtaaaaatgattCAAGTAATATTAATAGAAATTCTAATTGTATATTAGAATTtcgataagactagcacattatccttcttatggtgagtaTCATGCCTTTTCATATGAGATACAAAGAGTAGACATGTGGATGATGattagagaacaagtcattgaacaatgACGGACTACAACGTACTGCAtgtgtttacctacgtgtcatcggtatgttgtatgttacaagtatgcaataaaaaagaaaacaataagaCGTTTTTTATGGATAATGAAAATTAACATAATGTACACAATCCCAGTTTGCTCCTGAGAGTTTCAAACATGTTAATGTCCAaagcttttgtgaaaatatcacCAAGTTGATTTTCTGTATGAACATATTCTAAGCAAATGATTTGGTCttctacaacaaaaaaaaaaaagatacatatgcatttctttaatttataattcgatgtctacagtgcctttattaaaaaaaaatattcattatcaaaaaatttaaaaagatatataatttcattagttatattgtctatattttatataatacaaagattcattactttcaaatttattaattaattatatttactatattgttcatttattttacactatattgtaattaaatatcaaagttatactaaaaataatgttatatatatttatttaccaagtattatgttaataacatggaaaataattttttttaaaaaaattgaaaccaatcatattaactacttagggatgatttgttgataaagaaaGCATTCAAATAAccaattaaattgatttaaaactcataattaaaaatgtcaatgtagggcaatagaatattgtgacacacttgataaattgaaaagatgctgagactacaacattgtttttttttgtagaaagactacaacattgttggaatcaatctttcaaattcagaaaaaaaaagaaatttgaaaaatagctaccgctacaacattcattaattgtaaaatacttattgtgcattctttaaatatattataactaatataaatttataattcattcattttttaCAATTAACCTGTTTGGATTAAACACAAAATCAGCATCAAtcttaacaataaaaataattgctATATAAGATTGGACATTATCTCATttgcgcaatgcgcgtgaaaaattAGTTGTATTAATAAATTGGGAACCTATCAAACCAATAATACTATTTACACGCGTAGGATACGTGATCTAATAAATAGTGGTGGCCTTGTAGCAGATGTCAAAGGAAGTTATATTGTATTTCCTTGATACAAGTGACAACCACATGATTTGTTCTAATACGCTTCTATTTACGTACCTGTATTCATATGatatttaattagtaattactataattatattacatttatttgacctattattttaaactacaaTTTTAAATAGATGAATGATAGATAAGTCATGCAAAACCAAATTAAAGTCAAACTCAATATTGTGTAGGAAATGGTGAATAAGGTAGAGCCAATCAGTCACCTGTCAAAGTATCTCTCCGTTTAAAAGGAGCAACAACAAACGACGAGGGGAAGCTGGTGATTTGTGTTTCCACTATTTCAAGATTTTCAGTCTTGAACGCACGAGCGTTTCACGTGCGTTGCAGCTATGGTCACACAACTTATTTTCGGGTAACTGCAATACACTTTctcacaaacaaaaaataatattaaaaaaaaaaagttaattgaacaTGTAATGccattttaactatttttccCAACATATTGTATTGATAAATTGGGAACCTATCAAACCAAGAGTATTTACACGCGTAGGATATTAAgtgggtgtattcaatcacaactttcataaacttttaaatacttttatcaattttaaaagtttggtggtattcaatttagacttttataaactctttaaaagtctacctgtattcaattcaaacttttcaaaactttttaaaagtatacaagtattcgattaagacttttatagggtttttaaaagtctactggtattcaaacgGTTATTGACTTTCACAAGCTCTGTCAGAATATGATTTCTAttgactttttcttcattaatataaatagatgaaatccaaccctccaaccccaaacttttcaacattcCCTACagactttttttcctctatctaaactaggcaaacttttcatcaattttacggtacgtttcaaatctttcataaatgccaattttttttttatgttcaagcAAATTCAACACTCTcccaaacttttcaagattcttcacaATTTTTTTCCCTCTATTTAAACCATAaacttttcattaattttacggtacgtttcaaaCCTTTCATAAATACCATATACTTTGCTacgaaaaaattattatgtaatgATGTTTAGAGCAAATTGCTGCtcgcaaaaagaaaaaaaataaaaaataaaaaaaattgctacTCGCAACAGCAGCAATCTGCTGCGAACAGCAGCAGCTTGCTGCTGTTCGCAGCCTGTTGCAACTAGCAGCAAGTTGCTGCTGGTTGCAACAaacatttacaatttaaaatttttatttaatttatttttataaaaaaagtattaataatatattaatataagttataaaatgtttgtaggggtgtattcaatttagatttttaatgattttttagactttttaatattaaaaagtttttaaaagtttataaatgtttgtcatACAGATATTTATACTcttacaaattaaagtttatgaatgtttaaaagattctagtaaattatacaaaaattctacaaaagtcaattaaaatccatcactttaaaagtatttaaaagtctttaaaagtcttgattgaatacaccccccctAAGTGTGCGAacagtgattaaatgtgtgcaaatggtgattaaatgtgtgtgaacggtgattaattgtgcgaacggagtgggggtgtcaaacaatctagaccattaaattttttgagattgatgtacaagatttcatctcaaaattttttaatggtctagattgattaagattctaaattgaagtgtgtgcgaatagtgattaaatgtgtgcgaaagaagtgtgtgtgtcaatcaatctagaccattaaaaaatattatatggatgcacaagatctgatctcacgatcttacctaaacataCAAGTGGTCTCATTAGAACCCTACCCTAGCTAGAACTTGGATACCTCTTTCTTCACAAATTCCCTTCTCCCAATAGCCAAATAGCTCTTTCGATGGACGACCAGAAATACCACAATTTACCTTTTGTCgcaaaaatgtgaaatttcgTCACGAAACAACAACGAATTACGTTCCGTCGCGAATCGAGATTTTTCTTTTAGTCAAAATTGCTAGTCCTTTTTTCATATATTAAAGAGGgggtatttatatatttttaggaTTAGGAACCCTACAAGGAATAGAAATTCTAAACTGCCTCATATTGTGAGTCTTTGTAACATTAGAAATGGGCAACCGAATACTTGCTACATTTTGAATAGTAAGCCCAATCGTAGTATTGCACAAGATATGCCCAATTCGTCCAATCTCTTGTTCTAATACACGTTGAATATCCTTCTTGGGCTCTTCTTATCCTGGTCTTTGCAGCCCAAACCCTATAATTGATTGGTTCGACGACCGGCGGTCTAGAGGGTAACCCGACCGGTCTAACCAGTCTACCATCCAtcaaaaatattgttattgtctTTAGAGAATAGAAGATTTCGAAGCCTTTACAAGCCTTTTTTTATAGTATTTATAGACCATCCAACAAACAGCTTTGTAGCCGAGCTTGGGGTATAAGAGAGGGCATGAAGTTGGCGCTTAGCCATGGCTACACCTCCATCATCGTCGAAACGGATTCAGAAGTTGTCATAAATGTCTTCGTCGATGACACCTACGTCTCGCATTCTAAGGACACTCTCATCTCGGATGGAAAATTCCTCATTAGACAATTCCGCAATTTCAAGATGGTTCATGTTCTTCAGGAGGGCAACCAATGTGCCGACTTCCTTGCACACTGTGGGCAATCGTCAACTTGGGGCACCACCATCCTCGACGAGCTGCCAGAAGGTCTCACTCCTCTTTTGGACTGTGACGCTTTGAAAGTCTCCTTTAGGAGAATCCGCTAACCACTGGAGCCTTTAGGCTCCGTCCttccacacacaaaaaaaaaaaaaaaaaaaccttcaattCTAATTTGGGAGcttaaactaaaataaaaaagtaatccAGGAAATCATGGgctaataattacaaatttgattcaTTGCAAAAACAAGGTAAGTGCTCCCCTAAGTAGTACCGAAATCTCTAGAGTGATATCAGATCTTCTGACTGCACTTTCTATAgatgtgttaaaaaaaaaatctccaatcTTCCGTACGAAATGGACATGAGCCAAGTCCAACTACTAGGCCTCTTGTATCCAACCCATCAATAAACATTAAGGAAATCTTGCTTATTAGCAAAGTCCTTTGGCATCATTTTCAGGTGCTAGTATTAGTATGTAGTAGCACTCTTCTAAGCTATTCCTAATATGTCATTTTTGTTCGTGCTGGGGATGATGGAAATTCATATGCAGAAGTGTTGATCGTTATAGTTGTGAGAAAATTCCTAGTTCCTACCTATTTGATTGACTTTACAGCACCTTTAGGTTCACATAATATATCAAAAGTCAAAGTCTTCCAAAAATGGGCCACGCATGTCAGTTCACATAATCGTATGTCTTTGTTTTCTCCACTTATTTAGCTCCGTACGCAATGTTTTGTGACAAGCAGGTGTAAATGTGGACATAATTATTACCTCATTTATTTCCTTTCAATAGTTGCTCTCATATGAAGCATTATTTACTCACACTAGCAAATTAAAGATCCACGACCATGTAGTTCAAAAGTTAGCTgatcactaattaaaaaataaagttttcaAGCAACCACAACCTATTTAGTCGACAATTGGCTTGATAATTACAGTTTAACTCCTTATGAAAGTTGTTGATTGactttttcaatttgaaccaaTCAGCTAGAGGCAATTGTGGCACATCATCCCTATTGTTCCTTACATGACCATGTtaaaatcatgtttttttttaaattttacaaataaaatatcaaaattaaaaaaaattataattaaagaataaacattaaaaagtactaaaatagttatgtactaagtaaaattttaatagagtttactAGTTTTGTTATTTCATGAGttaaaattacaacttttgAGGTATATTGCaacaataaaaagttaaaaattaaaaatgctaCTAAGAAACAATTGAGGATTAcgccaaaaaaaataaaaacaattaaggAACTAAAATTACATCttttgcaaaaaataataacatatgTCATTTTCTacttaaatgaaatttttatataatttaaatactCTGTTGGAATTTGGATTGTCAAATTTGTTCTTACGCGTAAAATTGTCAGCTTTCACTCCTGTCGTCATCAATGCATATGTTTCCATAACGTTACTTCGTAGCCAGTTCGTTtgttgaataataaaaaaataataaaaaaaataaaaaaaagtataaaatacaCGAAATTAAAACCTGGGAAACAACAACGAGCATAAGAATGAAAATGGGCAATTAGAGCTAAATTGTTGGAATTGTTAATTTGGTAAtcacaattcaaaatttttaagatAATGATTTAGTAGCCTTTTTGAATTGAACCGATCAGTTATAGACAACCTAAATTGTTTTATCTTATTGTGATAATTTGCTGGTAATTAGAGTTATAAGATGGTGTTTGTCCGGTGCAtacctttgaaaaaaaaattagctccTTGTAGTCATTTACAGATCCGGGTTATAATATGAGATTTATCTCATGCACACCattaccaaaaaacaaaaaacaaaaaactatagATAGAGTATCATTTATTTTGTCATTTCTATATTCATATCTTATAATCTTAATACATTTAGAATTTGATGAGGTTATTCACTCAGGTTATTCTTTTGTTCTAGatttaatattaattgtaatataaAAGGTCGGGGTTCACTTAAACAACTAAGATCTATACCGACCAACCAACTAACATATTCGTCAATATATTCTTATAACTGGCCTGGTCTAATTTACGTtatcaataacaatatttacTACCACACATTACttattttgtttgaatatttCAAACCGATTATTATTGACTACTCAAAACACGTTTTATTAGAATTCCTTGCCCTGCCCACATAGTCACTTTTTCCTAGAGATGTTACCTTTCAATTTATGTTCCAAATCCCCTTTAAATGTGTGTGTTCTCCTGAACACTaccattaattatataaaataaataataagaatcaTGCATCCTCTGGGCTACACCCTCTGCATCTTCTTCCTAATCACCCAATTCATCGGAACCACCTCCcagcaattattattagtaccTCCCCCTGTTTCCTGTCCCAACACCACAACTTATACTCCTAACAGCACATATCAAGCCAATCTTAATTCTCTTCTCTCCATCCTCTCTTCCAATGGCACCCGCAAAAATGGTTTCTACAGTTACCCCGCCGGCGGCCGCGAAAACTCCGAGGACACCTCGTACGGCATGTTCATGTGCCGGGGTGATGTCTCCACCGACGACTGCGTGGCGTGTGTAAGAAATGCTAGCAGATACATACTTAAGATCTGCCCCAACGGAAAGGCTGCTGTTGTCTGGTACGATTTCTGTATGTTGCGTTTCTCCGACAGTCCTATGTTCGGGAGAGCCGACCAGTGGCCTGCGAAGATTGTATATTTATTAGAGAAAGATTCTCAGCCGGCTAGGTTCATGGAGGCTGTCGGGAGCACGTTGAATGAGGTGGCCACTCGAGCCGCCGTCGGTCAATCCGGCAAGAAATTTGCGACTCTAGAAGGTAACTACACTGCATTTGAGAGAATCTATAGTCTTGGGCAGTGCACTCCTGATATTTCCAATTTGGATTGTGAGAGTTGCCTGAGAGCTGCAATCGGACAACGGCGTTCATCACTGGGTGCAACTATTCTCTTCCCAAGCTGTATTGTTAGGTATGGAGTGACTCCCTTCTACACTAGCACAGCCGCCTCTGCGCCACCACCGGCCGCCGTTCCTACgccgcctcctcctcctcctcccgcTACCGGTGAAGGTATAGTAAAACTTTTCTatttgttataccatggaccaggattCATATGACACTATGAATCTTGGTTTAAAAATTACTtgtagttaattatttttgtaggGTAAACAAATTGAAAGTACTTAACATGATGTTACCtacacatatataaattgttaattgcaaATATAAAATACGTCAATTCCAGACACATAAGATGGTTGttaacatgttatatatatgtagttaacctattttgtacctgcagatttaagtaataatttatgtatctatagtttttatgttatatgtctttaattattatctaatatgcctttaatttatttacaaatacacACAACTAATTGCAGAATTGCAGAAAGAGGATGTGTCATGCAATCATTATTCCGTGTACATTGCCCACACAAATATTTGGACTATgaataaaacatatatttttaattaatgtattaaatgtaaattatttgtaaagtacattatttatgtacagaagtatattatttttaaatgatattatttgaatattgaatgtacattattttatatattatcaaataatgtatcttgagtataataataaaaaatatatatttatttcatggTCTACAGCAAAATTTGCTACTATAATGCACTGATGCACATGAACCAAACTAAATTAAAAGACTCAAttcgattttaaaaaaaaaaaaaaaaaaagactgaaTTCAATCTATTTactcttctttcctttttttctgTAATGATTTGGTGTTTGATGTTTTACtttgtttattttatgttaAGGTTGCCATGGATTCATCCTTTCAACACCAATGGAATTTTTCACTGTAGTCTATCTCTGTTGATGCAGGAAACAACGGAAATTCATCTTCAAAAGTGATTATTGCCATTGTAGTCCCTTTTGTTGGGATTATACTCTTCATTGCAATCTTCTCATTTGTGAGAGTTAAAAAAGCCAAGAAACAAAATACTACAACAGAGCAAACAGGTTTTAAGTTCTATACTTGTTTGTGTTACATTAATATTCACCATTCAAGTTTTTAAGATTTCCAATTTCTAATCTCCACCTTTTCTGTAGATGTGTCTGGCATTTCAACAGAGGATTCCTTGCAGTACGATCTTGCTACCATTCAAGTTATTACAGATCATTTTTCACCCAAGAGTAAAATCGGTGAAGGTGGATACGGTTCTGTATACAAGGTAAAGTCTTTGACTTGATCTGCAACATCGATCAATATATATACTCATTTCAGTCGGTTTTAATAGTTTGTTGATTGCTAACACTCAGGGAAAGCTTCCCACCGA
Coding sequences within it:
- the LOC115999696 gene encoding cysteine-rich receptor-like protein kinase 25 isoform X1; its protein translation is MDSPFRGFLLGLGYTLCIFFLLTLFAGVSSQRLGQFCPNTSTYTPSSNYRANLDVLLSTLSSNGNRENGFYNSTVTVGDRNAAVYGLFMCRGDVSAADCGACVSDASATVLQLCPNQTTATIWYNFCTLRYSGEPVYGIPNPSFVPLYSYNGNNHSQPDSFMMSVNKTLTQVAAGVVNDQSPDRKFATEEGNFTESERIYSLAQCRPDIGNPDCQTCLRKAIQELQSCCYSRLSATALSLDCNMKYATEPFYNISTAAPPWAPPPISPPSSTSAGNKGNSSSKLIIAIVVPVIGVTLFIAIFCFVRIKKEKISKTTAQTKEDVSGISTQQFSQYDFATLQTITNGFSDETKIGQGGYGSVYKGKLPNGLEVAVKRLSRNSKQGAQEFKNEVGVVAKLQHRNLVKLLGFCSEGEEKILIYEFVPNKSLDYFLFDTEKKHLLNWSRRYKIIEGIARGLLYLHEDSRLKIIHRDLKASNVLLDKEMNPKIADFGIAKIFEVDQTQGNTSTIVGTHGYMSPEYVMYGNFSVKSDVYSFGVLLLEIITGKKNFNFAESSSPQDLLSYAWKHSRDNTPLRIVDPVLGESYSRNEVIQCINIGLLCVQEDICERPTMANVVLMLNNHSIARSSPREPGFFFRERSEPKGAKTN
- the LOC115999696 gene encoding cysteine-rich receptor-like protein kinase 25 isoform X2; translated protein: MDSPFRGFLLGLGYTLCIFFLLTLFAGVSSQRLGQFCPNTSTYTPSSNYRANLDVLLSTLSSNGNRENGFYNSTVTVGDRNAAVYGLFMCRGDVSAADCGACVSDASATVLQLCPNQTTATIWYNFCTLRYSGEPVYGIPNPSFVPLYSYNGNNHSQPDSFMMSVNKTLTQVAAGVVNDQSPDRKFATEEGNFTESERIYSLAQCRPDIGNPDCQTCLRKAIQELQSCCYSRLSATALSLDCNMKYATEPFYNISTAAPPWAPPPISPPSSTSAGNKGNSSSKLIIAIVVPVIGVTLFIAIFCFVRIKKEKISKTTAQTKEDVSGISTQQFSQYDFATLQTITNGFSDETKIGQGGYGSVYKGKLPNGLEVAVKRLSRNSKQGAQEFKNEVGVVAKLQHRNLVKLLGFCSEGEEKILIYEFVPNKSLDYFLFDTEKKHLLNWSRRYKIIEGIARGLLYLHEDSRLKIIHRDLKASNVLLDKEMNPKIADFGIAKIFEVDQTQGNTSTIVGTQLGNIRGTTHL
- the LOC116032976 gene encoding uncharacterized protein LOC116032976, which produces MKLALSHGYTSIIVETDSEVVINVFVDDTYVSHSKDTLISDGKFLIRQFRNFKMVHVLQEGNQCADFLAHCGQSSTWGTTILDELPEGLTPLLDCDALKVSFRRIR
- the LOC115999684 gene encoding cysteine-rich receptor-like protein kinase 25; the encoded protein is MHPLGYTLCIFFLITQFIGTTSQQLLLVPPPVSCPNTTTYTPNSTYQANLNSLLSILSSNGTRKNGFYSYPAGGRENSEDTSYGMFMCRGDVSTDDCVACVRNASRYILKICPNGKAAVVWYDFCMLRFSDSPMFGRADQWPAKIVYLLEKDSQPARFMEAVGSTLNEVATRAAVGQSGKKFATLEGNYTAFERIYSLGQCTPDISNLDCESCLRAAIGQRRSSLGATILFPSCIVRYGVTPFYTSTAASAPPPAAVPTPPPPPPPATGEGNNGNSSSKVIIAIVVPFVGIILFIAIFSFVRVKKAKKQNTTTEQTDVSGISTEDSLQYDLATIQVITDHFSPKSKIGEGGYGSVYKGKLPTEQEVAVKQLSRNSKQGVQEFEMEVKVVAKLQHRNLVRLLGFCSEGEEKILIYEFVPNKSLDYFLFDPKKRHLLDWSKRYKIIEGIARGLLYLHVDSRLKIIHRDLKASNILLDGDMKPKIADFGMAKIFGVDQSRGKTNRVVGTYGYMPPEYVMHGRFSVKSDVYSFGVLLLEIVTGKSRTKFSDPSGVHDLLSYAWKHWRDGTPLRIVDPVFGECYSRNEVIQCIHIGLLCVQKDVDKRPTMTNVDLMLNSYSITKSAPREPAFFYGGRSESKGGESDNSTSKSIPLSVNEMSITELDPR